Proteins from one Ananas comosus cultivar F153 linkage group 5, ASM154086v1, whole genome shotgun sequence genomic window:
- the LOC109710038 gene encoding uncharacterized protein LOC109710038 isoform X5: protein MKNRNEKLSIDHHLFVFFAYFNLSMIITGGCKYQGSHICPQLLFNAYNQIKYPRLNWRQNLARQWPTYMACSTHPTLTPLFSLSPSLHAVNQDAPESPTRDVEKGIRDNLQVEEVPQESFEPRVFMKLFIVTKIDRTFASLRPSSPTTS from the exons ATGAAGAATAGAAATGAAAAGCTTTCAATTGATCATcatctctttgttttctttgcTTACTTTAATCTAAGCATG ATCATCACAGGAGGTTGCAAATATCAAGGTTCTCATATATGTCCCCAGCTGCTGTTCAATGCATACAATCAAATCAAGTATCCCCGTTTAAACTGGCGCCAAAATTTGGCACGGCAATGGCCAACATATATGGCTTGTTCAACGCATCCCACTTTAACGCctttgttttctctctctccgtcG CTGCATGCTGTAAACCAAGATGCGCCAGAAAGTCCAACAAGAGATGTAGAGAAAGGTATTCGAGACAATTTACAAGTCGAAGAGGTGCCTCAG GAGAGCTTCGAGCCTCGTGTGTTTATGAAGTTATTCATTGTCACTAAGAT AGATCGGACTTTCGCAAGTCTGCGCCCTTCATCTCCAACAACTTCCTAG
- the LOC109710038 gene encoding uncharacterized protein LOC109710038 isoform X1, which produces MKNRNEKLSIDHHLFVFFAYFNLSMIITGGCKYQGSHICPQLLFNAYNQIKYPRLNWRQNLARQWPTYMACSTHPTLTPLFSLSPSASSISMPLSGVNAYFPFPSSSNFMPFVPSPQVLTPMVTTAACCKPRCARKSNKRCRERYSRQFTSRRGASEIGLSQVCALHLQQLPSNNLGNHDLSCMGKLELKSGRSHGCIDETTI; this is translated from the exons ATGAAGAATAGAAATGAAAAGCTTTCAATTGATCATcatctctttgttttctttgcTTACTTTAATCTAAGCATG ATCATCACAGGAGGTTGCAAATATCAAGGTTCTCATATATGTCCCCAGCTGCTGTTCAATGCATACAATCAAATCAAGTATCCCCGTTTAAACTGGCGCCAAAATTTGGCACGGCAATGGCCAACATATATGGCTTGTTCAACGCATCCCACTTTAACGCctttgttttctctctctccgtcGGCAAGTTCTATTTCCATGCCCCTCTCGGGCGTCAATGCCTATTTTCCTTTCCCATCATCTTCTAATTTCATGCCTTTTGTGCCGTCGCCACAAGTCTTGACCCCTATGGTAACTACAGCTGCATGCTGTAAACCAAGATGCGCCAGAAAGTCCAACAAGAGATGTAGAGAAAGGTATTCGAGACAATTTACAAGTCGAAGAGGTGCCTCAG AGATCGGACTTTCGCAAGTCTGCGCCCTTCATCTCCAACAACTTCCTAGCAACAACCTCGGCAATCATGATCTATCTTGCATGGGAAAATTGGAGCTGAAATCTGGGCGGTCTCACGGATGCATCGATGAAACTACTATTTAG
- the LOC109710038 gene encoding uncharacterized protein LOC109710038 isoform X4 — protein sequence MKNRNEKLSIDHHLFVFFAYFNLSMIITGGCKYQGSHICPQLLFNAYNQIKYPRLNWRQNLARQWPTYMACSTHPTLTPLFSLSPSLHAVNQDAPESPTRDVEKGIRDNLQVEEVPQRSDFRKSAPFISNNFLATTSAIMIYLAWENWS from the exons ATGAAGAATAGAAATGAAAAGCTTTCAATTGATCATcatctctttgttttctttgcTTACTTTAATCTAAGCATG ATCATCACAGGAGGTTGCAAATATCAAGGTTCTCATATATGTCCCCAGCTGCTGTTCAATGCATACAATCAAATCAAGTATCCCCGTTTAAACTGGCGCCAAAATTTGGCACGGCAATGGCCAACATATATGGCTTGTTCAACGCATCCCACTTTAACGCctttgttttctctctctccgtcG CTGCATGCTGTAAACCAAGATGCGCCAGAAAGTCCAACAAGAGATGTAGAGAAAGGTATTCGAGACAATTTACAAGTCGAAGAGGTGCCTCAG AGATCGGACTTTCGCAAGTCTGCGCCCTTCATCTCCAACAACTTCCTAGCAACAACCTCGGCAATCATGATCTATCTTGCATGGGAAAATTGGAGCTGA
- the LOC109710038 gene encoding uncharacterized protein LOC109710038 isoform X3 produces the protein MKNRNEKLSIDHHLFVFFAYFNLSMIITGGCKYQGSHICPQLLFNAYNQIKYPRLNWRQNLARQWPTYMACSTHPTLTPLFSLSPSLHAVNQDAPESPTRDVEKGIRDNLQVEEVPQQESFEPRVFMKLFIVTKIDRTFASLRPSSPTTS, from the exons ATGAAGAATAGAAATGAAAAGCTTTCAATTGATCATcatctctttgttttctttgcTTACTTTAATCTAAGCATG ATCATCACAGGAGGTTGCAAATATCAAGGTTCTCATATATGTCCCCAGCTGCTGTTCAATGCATACAATCAAATCAAGTATCCCCGTTTAAACTGGCGCCAAAATTTGGCACGGCAATGGCCAACATATATGGCTTGTTCAACGCATCCCACTTTAACGCctttgttttctctctctccgtcG CTGCATGCTGTAAACCAAGATGCGCCAGAAAGTCCAACAAGAGATGTAGAGAAAGGTATTCGAGACAATTTACAAGTCGAAGAGGTGCCTCAG CAGGAGAGCTTCGAGCCTCGTGTGTTTATGAAGTTATTCATTGTCACTAAGAT AGATCGGACTTTCGCAAGTCTGCGCCCTTCATCTCCAACAACTTCCTAG
- the LOC109710038 gene encoding uncharacterized protein LOC109710038 isoform X2 → MFGQIITGGCKYQGSHICPQLLFNAYNQIKYPRLNWRQNLARQWPTYMACSTHPTLTPLFSLSPSASSISMPLSGVNAYFPFPSSSNFMPFVPSPQVLTPMVTTAACCKPRCARKSNKRCRERYSRQFTSRRGASEIGLSQVCALHLQQLPSNNLGNHDLSCMGKLELKSGRSHGCIDETTI, encoded by the exons ATGTTCGGTCAA ATCATCACAGGAGGTTGCAAATATCAAGGTTCTCATATATGTCCCCAGCTGCTGTTCAATGCATACAATCAAATCAAGTATCCCCGTTTAAACTGGCGCCAAAATTTGGCACGGCAATGGCCAACATATATGGCTTGTTCAACGCATCCCACTTTAACGCctttgttttctctctctccgtcGGCAAGTTCTATTTCCATGCCCCTCTCGGGCGTCAATGCCTATTTTCCTTTCCCATCATCTTCTAATTTCATGCCTTTTGTGCCGTCGCCACAAGTCTTGACCCCTATGGTAACTACAGCTGCATGCTGTAAACCAAGATGCGCCAGAAAGTCCAACAAGAGATGTAGAGAAAGGTATTCGAGACAATTTACAAGTCGAAGAGGTGCCTCAG AGATCGGACTTTCGCAAGTCTGCGCCCTTCATCTCCAACAACTTCCTAGCAACAACCTCGGCAATCATGATCTATCTTGCATGGGAAAATTGGAGCTGAAATCTGGGCGGTCTCACGGATGCATCGATGAAACTACTATTTAG